Proteins encoded together in one Paracidovorax wautersii window:
- a CDS encoding 50S ribosomal protein L25/general stress protein Ctc — protein MNFVAFERAKQGTGASRRLRISGKTPGIVYGGAAEPQLIEIDHNALWHALKKEAFHSSVLDMELNGQTSKVLLRDVQYHPFKQLVLHIDFQRVDAKTKLHMKVPLHFSGAEESPAVKVDKCMVNPVATELDVTCMPSDLPEFIAVDLSKLEKGSALHLKDIKLPKGVSPVIRGGKLNPVLVSVVAPAAEVEAPAEGAAAPAAAPAKKGKK, from the coding sequence ATGAACTTCGTCGCTTTTGAGCGCGCCAAGCAAGGTACGGGTGCGAGCCGCCGTCTGCGCATTTCGGGCAAGACCCCCGGCATCGTCTACGGTGGTGCTGCCGAACCCCAACTGATCGAGATCGATCACAACGCCCTGTGGCACGCCCTGAAGAAGGAAGCGTTCCACTCCAGCGTGCTGGACATGGAACTCAACGGCCAGACCTCGAAGGTTCTGCTGCGCGACGTGCAGTACCACCCCTTCAAGCAACTGGTGCTGCACATCGACTTCCAGCGCGTGGACGCCAAGACCAAGCTGCACATGAAGGTGCCACTGCACTTCAGCGGTGCTGAAGAGTCGCCCGCCGTGAAGGTGGACAAGTGCATGGTCAACCCCGTCGCCACCGAACTGGACGTGACCTGCATGCCTTCGGACCTGCCCGAATTCATCGCTGTGGACCTGTCCAAGCTGGAAAAGGGCTCCGCCCTGCACCTGAAGGACATCAAGCTGCCCAAGGGCGTGTCCCCCGTGATCCGCGGTGGCAAGCTGAACCCGGTGCTGGTGTCCGTGGTGGCCCCGGCCGCTGAAGTGGAAGCCCCGGCCGAAGGCGCCGCTGCTCCCGCAGCCGCTCCTGCCAAGAAGGGCAAGAAGTAA
- a CDS encoding amidase, with amino-acid sequence MTALHDLPAYELLAAYRQRQLSPVEVTQAVLDHIARWEPHLQATYLLRPEAALAQARASEARWLRGTPQGLLDGVPVTVKENIATQGDPTPLGTAATVLEPAAQDAPPAARLREANAVFIAKTTMPDYGMLSSGLSTFHPLTRNPWDLRKNPGGSSAGGGAAAAAGYGPLHVGTDIGGSLRLPAGWCGVFSLKPSLGRIPIDPPYTGRAAGPMTRTVRDAALMMQALARPDARDSMALPPQSIAWDQFDAGTDRLRGLRLGLLLDAGCGLAVEPAVRAAIEAAAHLFEQAGATLVPMAPFLAPAMLDGMDRFWRMRSHTDLQALPPERRARVLPYIRAWADSAAGMTGAQVFEASQQFHATRVATVRACSAVDYVLSPVAPMPAFAAELPSPTNDPLRPLEHIAFTVPYNMSEQPAASVPCGFTADGLPIGLQIAGQRFDDLGVLRLSRAFEQLRGPLRDWPAPPQVQTQARGHQKA; translated from the coding sequence ATGACCGCCTTGCACGACCTGCCCGCCTACGAACTCCTGGCCGCGTACCGGCAGCGGCAGCTGTCGCCGGTGGAGGTGACGCAGGCCGTGCTGGACCACATCGCGCGGTGGGAGCCCCACCTGCAGGCCACCTACCTGCTGCGGCCGGAGGCCGCGCTGGCGCAGGCCCGGGCGAGCGAGGCGCGCTGGCTGCGCGGCACGCCGCAGGGCCTGTTGGACGGCGTGCCCGTCACCGTCAAAGAGAACATCGCCACGCAGGGCGACCCGACGCCGCTGGGCACGGCCGCCACGGTGCTGGAGCCTGCCGCGCAGGACGCGCCGCCCGCTGCCCGCCTGCGCGAGGCCAACGCGGTATTCATCGCCAAGACCACCATGCCGGACTACGGCATGCTGTCCTCGGGACTGTCCACCTTCCACCCGCTCACGCGCAACCCGTGGGACCTGCGCAAGAACCCCGGCGGCTCCAGCGCCGGGGGCGGCGCGGCGGCGGCGGCGGGCTATGGGCCGCTGCACGTGGGCACGGACATCGGCGGATCGCTGCGGCTGCCGGCCGGCTGGTGCGGCGTCTTCAGCCTCAAGCCCAGCCTGGGGCGCATCCCCATCGACCCGCCCTACACCGGCCGCGCCGCCGGCCCCATGACGCGGACCGTGCGCGACGCCGCGCTGATGATGCAGGCCCTGGCCCGGCCCGACGCGCGCGACAGCATGGCCCTGCCGCCGCAGTCCATCGCCTGGGACCAGTTCGACGCCGGCACGGACCGCCTGCGCGGCCTGCGCCTGGGCCTGCTGCTGGATGCCGGCTGCGGCCTGGCCGTGGAGCCCGCGGTGCGCGCGGCCATCGAGGCGGCGGCGCACCTGTTCGAGCAGGCTGGCGCGACCCTGGTGCCGATGGCGCCCTTCCTCGCGCCCGCCATGCTGGACGGCATGGACCGCTTCTGGCGCATGCGCTCGCACACCGATCTGCAGGCCCTGCCGCCCGAGCGCCGCGCGCGCGTGCTGCCCTACATCCGCGCCTGGGCCGACAGCGCGGCGGGCATGACCGGCGCGCAGGTGTTCGAGGCCAGCCAGCAGTTCCACGCCACCCGCGTGGCCACGGTGCGCGCCTGCAGCGCGGTCGACTACGTGCTCTCGCCCGTGGCGCCCATGCCGGCCTTCGCGGCCGAACTGCCCTCGCCCACCAACGACCCGCTGCGCCCGCTGGAGCACATCGCCTTCACCGTGCCCTACAACATGTCGGAGCAGCCGGCCGCCTCCGTGCCCTGCGGCTTCACCGCCGACGGCCTGCCCATCGGCCTGCAGATCGCCGGCCAGCGCTTCGACGATCTGGGCGTGCTGCGGCTGTCGCGGGCGTTCGAGCAGCTGCGCGGGCCGCTGCGGGACTGGCCGGCCCCGCCGCAAGTGCAAACCCAGGCGCGCGGCCATCAAAAAGCATAG
- a CDS encoding ABC transporter permease: protein MGLFLLKRFLTLVATLAGASVVVFLVLEILPGNAAQVLMGPDAAPEAVAALSSQLGLDQPALQRYLQWVGGLVGGDLGNSYAYGTPVQELVLERLALTVPLAVLAMLLATVLAIAAGLYAAARHNRWGDVGVMGLAQLGIAVPNFWFAILLILLFSVKLQWFSAGGFPGWTEASGGGPAQALQALLLPAIALAVVQAAILARITRSAVLDVLREDFVRTARAKGLSQRAALWGHVLRNAMIPVVTVMGLQFANLLAGTIVVENVFYLPGLGRLIFQSIANRDLIVVRNCVLLLAAMVIVVNFVVDLLYAAIDPRVKANGL, encoded by the coding sequence ATGGGACTTTTTCTCCTCAAGCGGTTCCTCACGCTCGTCGCCACGCTGGCCGGCGCCTCCGTCGTGGTCTTCCTGGTGCTCGAGATCCTGCCCGGCAATGCGGCCCAGGTCCTCATGGGGCCCGACGCGGCGCCCGAGGCCGTGGCCGCCCTGTCGTCCCAGCTCGGCCTGGACCAGCCCGCCCTGCAACGCTATCTGCAGTGGGTGGGCGGCCTGGTGGGGGGCGACCTGGGCAACAGCTACGCCTATGGCACTCCGGTGCAGGAGCTGGTGCTGGAGCGCCTGGCACTGACCGTGCCCCTGGCCGTGCTGGCCATGCTGCTGGCCACCGTGCTGGCCATCGCCGCGGGCCTGTATGCCGCCGCGCGCCACAACCGCTGGGGCGACGTGGGCGTGATGGGCCTGGCGCAGCTCGGCATCGCGGTTCCCAACTTCTGGTTCGCCATCCTGCTGATCCTGCTGTTCTCGGTGAAGCTGCAGTGGTTTTCCGCGGGCGGCTTCCCGGGCTGGACCGAAGCCAGCGGCGGCGGCCCCGCGCAGGCGCTGCAGGCCCTGCTGCTGCCGGCGATTGCGCTGGCCGTGGTGCAGGCCGCGATCCTGGCGCGCATCACGCGCTCGGCCGTGCTGGACGTGCTGCGCGAGGACTTCGTGCGCACCGCGCGGGCCAAGGGCCTGTCCCAGCGCGCAGCGCTTTGGGGCCACGTGCTGCGCAACGCCATGATCCCAGTGGTGACGGTGATGGGCCTGCAGTTCGCCAACCTGCTGGCCGGCACCATCGTGGTCGAGAACGTGTTCTACCTGCCCGGCCTGGGCCGGCTGATCTTCCAGTCCATCGCCAACCGCGACCTGATCGTGGTGCGCAACTGCGTGCTGCTGCTGGCGGCCATGGTGATCGTGGTGAACTTCGTGGTCGACCTGCTGTATGCGGCCATCGACCCCCGCGTGAAGGCGAACGGGCTGTGA
- a CDS encoding diguanylate cyclase, with translation MPSPAPQAAVSTTPPAPRSGRSFSFRNQLTLWFGGLSLAALLGGGAYVGHIATGEMAQSGGEALYINARSAADLLATNLRERAQEIDLLRLSPTFTRGDLASKDVRQALDARKAAHNEYAWIGVTSARGVITQATDGILVGETVDHRPWFSAALKGNFVGDVHDAVLLAKRLPNVRQDQPLRFIDFSAPILDEQGRLRGVLGAHAHWSWVTDTVEAVVSGPGALSRAEVLIADKAGNILYPFRYAGVLKLPRGADANPGTHYTSVAWDDGERYLTSLVPVASPGESQLGWRVVLRQPAQVAQAPVRALRNQLLVLGLGTALLCGLLAHRLASRVSRPLEHLADAARRIERREAAPPYPAGHHAAEIDQLNQSFQSMTQSLLEREQQLSQLNASLETLVDERTQALHRANAELESLVVRDPLTGLYNRRRFDERLAELLQLSQRTGHAFALMLVDADHFKRVNDTFGHPAGDAVLKQLARLISDSVRVTDFVARYGGEEFVVLLPDVRDVREGLTVAEKLRAAVAAHDFGAVGPLTVSIGLGCTHSGDRVPDDLVGRADKALYQAKQQGRNRTVALPLATPETPAGSAAFFAEQNGRT, from the coding sequence GTGCCATCGCCCGCCCCGCAAGCCGCCGTGTCCACCACACCGCCAGCCCCCCGCTCCGGCCGCAGCTTCAGCTTCCGCAACCAGCTCACGCTGTGGTTCGGTGGCCTGTCGCTGGCCGCGCTGCTGGGCGGCGGCGCCTACGTGGGGCACATCGCCACCGGCGAGATGGCCCAATCGGGCGGCGAAGCGCTCTACATCAACGCCCGCTCCGCCGCCGACCTGCTGGCGACCAACCTGCGCGAACGCGCGCAGGAGATCGACCTGCTGCGGCTGTCGCCCACGTTCACGCGCGGCGACCTCGCCTCGAAGGATGTCCGCCAAGCGCTCGATGCGCGCAAGGCCGCACACAACGAATACGCCTGGATCGGCGTCACCAGCGCCCGCGGCGTGATCACGCAGGCAACGGACGGCATCCTGGTGGGCGAGACGGTGGACCACCGGCCCTGGTTCAGCGCTGCGCTCAAGGGCAACTTCGTCGGCGACGTGCACGACGCCGTGCTGCTGGCCAAGCGCCTGCCCAACGTGCGGCAGGACCAGCCGCTGCGCTTCATCGACTTTTCCGCGCCCATCCTGGACGAACAGGGCCGGCTGCGCGGGGTGCTGGGCGCGCATGCGCACTGGTCCTGGGTGACCGACACGGTCGAGGCGGTCGTCAGCGGCCCCGGGGCCCTGAGCCGGGCCGAGGTGCTGATCGCCGACAAGGCCGGCAACATCCTCTATCCCTTCCGCTACGCCGGCGTGCTGAAGCTGCCGCGCGGTGCCGATGCCAACCCGGGAACGCACTACACCTCCGTGGCATGGGACGATGGCGAGCGCTACCTCACCAGCCTCGTGCCCGTGGCGTCGCCGGGCGAGTCCCAACTGGGCTGGCGCGTGGTGCTGCGGCAGCCCGCCCAGGTGGCCCAGGCGCCCGTACGGGCGCTGCGCAACCAGTTGCTGGTCCTCGGGCTGGGCACGGCATTGCTGTGCGGCCTGCTGGCGCACCGCCTGGCCTCGCGCGTCAGCCGCCCGCTGGAACATCTGGCCGACGCCGCCCGACGCATCGAAAGGCGCGAGGCCGCACCACCCTACCCGGCTGGCCACCACGCGGCCGAGATCGACCAGCTCAACCAGTCCTTCCAGTCGATGACGCAATCGCTGCTGGAGCGCGAGCAGCAGCTCTCGCAGCTCAACGCCTCGCTGGAAACACTGGTGGACGAGCGCACGCAGGCGCTGCACCGGGCCAATGCCGAGCTGGAAAGCCTGGTCGTGCGCGACCCTCTCACCGGTCTCTACAACCGGCGCCGCTTCGACGAGCGCCTGGCCGAACTGCTGCAGCTGTCCCAGCGCACCGGCCATGCCTTCGCGCTGATGCTGGTGGACGCCGACCATTTCAAGCGGGTCAACGACACCTTCGGGCATCCGGCCGGCGACGCGGTGCTCAAGCAGCTGGCCCGCCTGATCAGCGACAGCGTGCGGGTCACCGACTTCGTGGCGCGCTACGGCGGCGAGGAATTCGTGGTGCTGCTGCCCGACGTGCGCGATGTGCGCGAAGGCCTCACCGTGGCGGAGAAGCTGCGGGCTGCCGTGGCCGCCCATGATTTCGGCGCCGTGGGCCCGCTCACCGTCAGCATCGGCCTGGGCTGCACCCACTCTGGCGACCGCGTCCCGGACGACCTCGTCGGGCGCGCCGACAAGGCGCTCTACCAGGCCAAGCAGCAGGGCCGCAACCGCACCGTCGCCCTGCCGCTGGCCACCCCGGAGACCCCCGCCGGCAGCGCTGCGTTTTTCGCGGAACAGAACGGTCGCACATAG
- a CDS encoding ABC transporter substrate-binding protein encodes MLNRRTLIASGPLACAVLATPLHALAQQGKKKDTVTLAMTLEPPGLDPTAGAASSIAEITLYNVYETLTKINADGSVSPLLAESWEVSPDLKTTTFRLRKGVKFHNGAPFNAAAVKFSFDRAGGDKSTNKDKRSFAALTTQVVDEHTVVVINQDIDPDLLFVLGQATSIIVEPQSAAGNATKPVGTGPYTLGAWSRGSSITLAAWPGYRAAGSIRIRRATFRFIPDPAAQVAALLAGDVDAFPRVTPRSMAQFKSDPRFQVVVSGSRAKTILAMNHQRKPLADVRVRRAIAAAIDRKSVIEGAADGLGVPIGSHYVPGAFGYVDTTGINPFDVEKARRLLAEAGVKTPLTLTMTLPPTPYARQGGEVIAAQLAKVGITAKLQNVEWAQWLSGTYGSKNYDLTLISHVEPFDLGNFAKPDYYWGYQSPQFNALYEKIKTAARPADRARLLGDAQRLLAEDAVHAFLYQPQWVTVANKNLRGLWKDMPVFVNDLSALYWS; translated from the coding sequence ATGCTGAACCGCCGCACCCTGATCGCCTCGGGCCCCCTCGCCTGCGCCGTGCTGGCCACGCCGCTGCACGCGCTTGCGCAGCAGGGCAAGAAGAAGGACACCGTCACGCTCGCCATGACGCTGGAGCCGCCAGGCCTGGACCCGACGGCCGGCGCGGCCTCCTCCATCGCCGAGATCACGCTCTACAACGTCTACGAGACGCTCACCAAGATCAACGCCGACGGCAGCGTCTCGCCCCTGCTGGCGGAGAGCTGGGAGGTGTCGCCCGACCTGAAGACGACGACCTTCCGCCTGCGCAAGGGCGTCAAGTTCCACAACGGCGCGCCCTTCAACGCGGCGGCCGTGAAGTTCTCCTTCGACCGTGCGGGCGGCGACAAGAGCACCAACAAGGACAAGCGCAGCTTTGCCGCGCTGACCACGCAGGTGGTGGACGAGCACACCGTCGTCGTCATCAACCAGGACATCGACCCCGACCTGCTCTTCGTGCTGGGCCAGGCCACGTCGATCATCGTGGAGCCCCAGAGCGCCGCGGGCAACGCCACCAAGCCCGTCGGCACCGGGCCGTACACGCTGGGCGCGTGGAGCCGGGGCTCGTCCATCACGCTGGCGGCCTGGCCGGGCTACCGGGCGGCGGGCAGCATCCGCATCCGCCGCGCCACCTTCCGTTTCATCCCCGACCCGGCGGCCCAGGTGGCCGCGCTGCTGGCGGGCGACGTGGACGCCTTTCCCCGCGTCACGCCGCGCAGCATGGCGCAGTTCAAGAGCGACCCGCGCTTTCAGGTGGTGGTGAGCGGCTCGCGCGCCAAGACCATCCTGGCCATGAACCACCAGCGCAAGCCGCTGGCGGACGTGCGCGTGCGCCGCGCCATCGCCGCCGCCATCGACCGGAAGTCCGTGATCGAGGGCGCGGCCGACGGCCTGGGCGTGCCCATCGGGAGCCACTACGTGCCGGGTGCTTTCGGCTACGTGGACACCACCGGCATCAACCCGTTCGACGTGGAGAAGGCCAGGCGCCTGCTGGCCGAAGCCGGCGTGAAGACGCCGCTCACGCTCACCATGACGCTGCCGCCCACGCCCTACGCCCGCCAGGGCGGCGAGGTGATCGCCGCGCAACTGGCCAAGGTCGGCATCACCGCCAAGCTGCAGAACGTGGAATGGGCGCAGTGGCTCAGCGGCACCTACGGCAGCAAGAACTACGACCTGACGCTCATCTCCCACGTGGAGCCGTTCGATCTGGGCAACTTCGCCAAGCCCGACTACTACTGGGGCTACCAGTCGCCGCAGTTCAACGCGCTGTACGAGAAGATCAAGACCGCCGCCCGCCCCGCCGACCGCGCCCGCCTGCTGGGCGACGCGCAGCGCCTGCTGGCCGAGGATGCCGTGCACGCCTTCCTGTACCAGCCGCAGTGGGTCACGGTGGCCAACAAGAATTTGCGCGGGCTGTGGAAGGACATGCCGGTCTTCGTCAACGACCTGTCGGCGCTGTACTGGAGTTGA
- a CDS encoding biliverdin-producing heme oxygenase, whose translation MSQYTLEAPPRSAPPAAASDALAALRRATQERHARLDAGLRIARPEATLDDYADHAAALRTWLAALAPELQQLAAQEPRFAPDLERRLRALDDDLRDAGRATGQPANASAATQTEIRYALDQAPLTPDAVRWGMAYVLEGSQLGGQVMHRQLAGRLAPHPLRYFQGRGADTGAAWKAFLALLRAHLDSPQAIAAACLGANAAFAGLEFHLHVQGPRTP comes from the coding sequence GTGTCGCAGTACACCCTTGAAGCGCCTCCGCGCTCCGCGCCTCCCGCCGCCGCCAGCGATGCCCTGGCCGCGCTGCGCCGGGCGACGCAGGAGCGACACGCCCGCCTGGATGCCGGCTTGCGCATCGCCCGCCCCGAAGCCACCCTGGACGACTACGCCGACCACGCCGCCGCCCTGCGCACCTGGCTCGCCGCCCTGGCGCCCGAGCTACAGCAACTGGCCGCGCAGGAGCCGCGCTTCGCGCCGGATCTCGAACGCCGCCTGCGGGCCCTGGACGACGACCTGCGGGACGCTGGGCGCGCCACCGGCCAGCCCGCCAACGCCAGCGCTGCCACCCAGACAGAAATCCGCTACGCCCTGGACCAGGCCCCCCTGACGCCTGATGCCGTGCGCTGGGGCATGGCCTATGTGCTCGAAGGCTCCCAGCTCGGTGGTCAGGTGATGCACCGCCAGCTCGCCGGCCGCCTGGCGCCGCACCCGCTGCGCTACTTCCAGGGCCGGGGCGCCGACACCGGCGCCGCCTGGAAGGCGTTCCTCGCGCTCTTGCGCGCCCATCTCGATTCCCCACAGGCCATTGCAGCGGCCTGCCTGGGTGCGAACGCCGCCTTCGCCGGCCTGGAGTTCCACCTGCACGTCCAAGGACCCCGGACACCATGA
- a CDS encoding ABC transporter ATP-binding protein, translating to MTIPSTPLLQVAGLSVELATHHGPATAVREVGFTLQRGDTLGLIGESGSGKSLTALALMGLLSEGARVHGSVRFDGRELLGLPEAALCRLRGHRMAMVFQEPMTALNPVHPIGRQVAEPLRLHRGLSARAARQEAVRLLDRVGIAQAALRLDAYPHQFSGGQRQRIMIAMALACGPDLLIADEPTTALDTTVQRQILDLIAELVAERGMALILISHDLGVIAQNAARMLVMYGGSVVESGPTEAVFAQVAHPYTRGLLAARPRLGAPRQSGLRLPTIAGTVPALADLPPGCPFAGRCAFTAPACDAALPPPVALGAAHQARCIRLDAVAAAVREGKA from the coding sequence ATGACCATCCCATCCACGCCCCTGCTGCAAGTCGCCGGCCTCAGCGTCGAGCTGGCCACCCACCACGGCCCGGCCACGGCCGTGCGCGAGGTGGGCTTCACCCTGCAGCGCGGCGACACGCTGGGCCTGATCGGTGAATCGGGCAGCGGCAAGTCGCTCACGGCGCTGGCGCTGATGGGCCTGCTGTCCGAGGGCGCCCGCGTGCACGGCAGCGTGCGGTTCGACGGCCGGGAGCTGCTGGGCCTGCCGGAAGCCGCCCTGTGCCGCCTGCGCGGCCACCGCATGGCCATGGTGTTCCAGGAGCCGATGACCGCCCTCAACCCCGTGCACCCCATCGGCCGGCAGGTGGCCGAGCCGCTGCGCCTGCACCGCGGCCTGTCGGCACGGGCCGCGCGCCAGGAGGCCGTGCGCCTGCTGGACCGCGTGGGCATCGCCCAGGCCGCGCTCCGGCTGGACGCGTATCCGCACCAGTTCTCGGGCGGGCAGCGCCAGCGCATCATGATCGCCATGGCGCTGGCCTGCGGACCGGACCTGCTGATCGCCGACGAGCCCACCACGGCGCTGGACACCACCGTGCAGCGCCAGATCCTCGACCTGATCGCCGAGCTGGTGGCTGAGCGCGGCATGGCGCTGATCCTCATCTCGCACGACCTGGGCGTGATCGCGCAGAACGCCGCCCGCATGCTGGTGATGTACGGCGGCAGCGTGGTCGAGAGCGGCCCGACGGAGGCCGTCTTCGCCCAGGTGGCGCACCCCTACACGCGCGGGCTTCTGGCCGCGCGCCCGCGCCTGGGCGCGCCGCGCCAGAGCGGCCTGCGGCTGCCGACCATCGCGGGCACCGTGCCGGCGCTGGCAGACCTGCCGCCCGGCTGCCCTTTCGCGGGCCGCTGCGCGTTCACCGCGCCCGCGTGCGATGCCGCCCTGCCGCCGCCCGTGGCGCTGGGCGCCGCGCACCAGGCGCGCTGCATCCGGCTGGACGCCGTCGCCGCAGCCGTGCGGGAAGGCAAGGCATGA
- a CDS encoding ATP-binding cassette domain-containing protein yields the protein MTPQDAPFSIALGAYPQSASGPLHSKPRGLDEPAPPLLRVTDLARDYPLPRAGLFTPRAQVPALRGVSFSVTAGRSLGIVGESGSGKSTLARLVMALDTPTRGTVELLGRNLHALPAAALRAARRDFQMVFQDPYGSLDPRQTVERIVAEPLHMLAPAPRAQQQRAQVLQVLDQVGLRSADADKYPHEFSGGQRQRIAIARALITRPRLIVADEPVSALDVSVQAQVLNLMQDLQEHSGVTYLLISHDLAVVSHLCDEVLVLREGAVVERGTPQALFSAPQHPYTRALVDAVPRVERAP from the coding sequence ATGACGCCGCAGGATGCTCCTTTTTCCATAGCTTTAGGCGCTTATCCCCAAAGCGCCAGCGGCCCATTGCACTCAAAACCCCGAGGCCTGGACGAGCCGGCACCACCGCTGCTGCGCGTGACCGATCTGGCGCGCGACTACCCGCTGCCGCGCGCGGGGCTCTTCACGCCGCGGGCGCAGGTGCCGGCGCTGCGCGGCGTGTCCTTCAGCGTGACGGCCGGGCGCAGCCTGGGCATCGTGGGCGAATCGGGTTCGGGCAAGTCCACGCTGGCGCGGCTGGTGATGGCGCTGGACACGCCCACGCGCGGCACGGTCGAGCTGCTGGGGCGCAACCTGCACGCCCTGCCGGCCGCGGCCCTGCGCGCTGCGCGGCGCGACTTCCAGATGGTGTTCCAGGACCCGTACGGCTCGCTGGACCCGCGCCAGACGGTCGAGCGCATCGTGGCCGAGCCGCTGCACATGCTGGCGCCCGCGCCGCGCGCGCAGCAGCAGCGCGCCCAGGTGCTGCAGGTGCTCGACCAGGTGGGCCTGCGCAGCGCGGATGCCGACAAGTACCCGCACGAGTTCTCGGGCGGGCAGCGCCAGCGCATCGCCATCGCCCGGGCGCTGATCACGCGGCCCCGCCTCATCGTGGCGGACGAGCCGGTGAGCGCGCTCGACGTGTCGGTGCAGGCGCAGGTGCTCAACCTGATGCAGGACCTGCAGGAGCACAGCGGCGTGACCTATCTGCTCATCAGCCACGACCTGGCCGTCGTCAGCCACCTGTGCGACGAGGTGCTGGTGCTGCGCGAAGGCGCCGTGGTGGAGCGCGGCACGCCCCAGGCGCTGTTCAGCGCGCCGCAGCACCCGTACACGCGCGCCCTGGTCGATGCCGTGCCCCGCGTGGAGCGCGCGCCTTAG
- a CDS encoding YfhL family 4Fe-4S dicluster ferredoxin: MALMITDECINCDVCEPECPNDAIYLGEHIYEIDPAKCTECVGHFDEPQCVQICPVACIPVNPQHVESRETLFQKYQRLQSAGATPPVAPVSPT; encoded by the coding sequence ATGGCGCTGATGATCACCGACGAGTGCATCAACTGCGACGTCTGCGAGCCCGAGTGCCCCAACGATGCCATCTACCTGGGCGAGCACATCTACGAGATCGACCCGGCCAAGTGCACTGAGTGCGTGGGCCATTTCGACGAGCCGCAGTGCGTGCAGATCTGCCCCGTGGCCTGCATTCCCGTGAATCCACAGCACGTGGAAAGCCGCGAGACGCTGTTCCAAAAGTACCAGCGCCTGCAATCGGCGGGGGCGACGCCTCCTGTCGCGCCCGTCTCGCCCACCTGA
- the pth gene encoding aminoacyl-tRNA hydrolase: MIKLFVGLGNPGPEYEATRHNAGFWWIDALARELKVSLVPERSYHGLVARTSVNGQSVWLLEPQTFMNLSGKSVASLARFFKITPQEILVAHDELDIPPGQSKLKFGGSHAGHNGLRDIHAQLGSADYWRLRIGIGHPGVKAEVVNWVLKKPAPDQRTLIEDSIAHTLKACPALFAGDMEKATQQVHTTKPPRPKPPRPAAAPAPALEGGAAS; encoded by the coding sequence ATGATCAAACTGTTTGTGGGCCTGGGCAATCCCGGGCCGGAGTACGAGGCCACCCGCCACAACGCGGGCTTCTGGTGGATCGATGCACTGGCACGGGAACTGAAGGTCTCGCTGGTGCCCGAACGCAGCTACCACGGCCTGGTCGCCCGTACCAGCGTGAACGGCCAGAGCGTGTGGCTGCTGGAGCCACAGACGTTCATGAACCTGTCGGGCAAGTCCGTGGCGTCTCTGGCACGCTTCTTCAAGATCACGCCGCAGGAGATCCTGGTCGCGCACGACGAGCTGGACATTCCGCCCGGCCAGTCCAAGCTCAAGTTCGGCGGCAGCCATGCCGGCCACAACGGCTTGCGCGACATCCACGCGCAGCTGGGCTCCGCGGACTACTGGCGGCTGCGCATCGGCATCGGCCATCCCGGCGTGAAGGCGGAGGTGGTCAACTGGGTGCTGAAGAAGCCCGCGCCCGACCAGCGCACGCTCATCGAGGACAGCATCGCCCATACCCTCAAGGCCTGCCCGGCCCTGTTCGCGGGCGACATGGAGAAGGCGACGCAGCAGGTGCACACTACCAAGCCGCCGCGCCCCAAGCCACCCCGCCCGGCCGCCGCGCCCGCGCCCGCACTGGAAGGCGGCGCCGCGAGCTGA